In Necator americanus strain Aroian chromosome IV, whole genome shotgun sequence, the following proteins share a genomic window:
- a CDS encoding hypothetical protein (NECATOR_CHRIV.G15993.T1), whose product MVSNVDEYDFLYKVILIGDSGVGKSNLLSRFARNTFSLESKSTIGVEFSTRIITVDGKRIMAQIWDTAGQERFKTVTTAYYRGAQGALIVYDITKPGSFASCRQWLHDLREQSENVSVLLVGNKSDLRNMREVSAQSAKGFADEHQLTYIETSALDSSNVEKAFTQILTKIYRNGMAHIRNGEEKGIDVSAATQPVAKKGCCRSG is encoded by the exons ATGGTTTCTAATGTAGACGAGTACGATTTCCTATACAAAG TGATTCTTATTGGCGACTCAGGAGTGGGGAAATCGAATCTCTTGTCTCGATTCGCAAGGAACACCTTCAGTCTCGAATCCAAGTCAACAATTGGTGTGGAGTTTTCCACAAGAATTATTACA GTTGATGGAAAGCGGATTATGGCTCAGATATGGGACACGGCGGGTCAAGAGCGGTTCAAGACAGTCACTACTGCATACTACCGTGGAGCACAAGGAGCATTGATCGTGTACGATATCA CAAAACCGGGATCATTTGCTTCCTGTAGGCAGTGGCTACACGATCTTCGAGAACAATCTGAAAACGTCTCTGTACTGCTCGTCGGTAACAAGTCTGATTTGAGAAATATGCGTGAGGTTTCAGCACAAAGTGCAAAAGGATTTGCTGATGAGCACCAACTCACATACATAG AGACATCAGCTCTTGATAGCTCGAACGTCGAGAAAGCCTTTACACAAATTCTAACAAAAATTTATCGAAATGGTATGGCACACATACGCAACGGTGAAGAAAAAGGCATCGATGTCTCGGCTGCCACTCAACCTGTTGCCAAGAAAGGATGCTGCAGATCGGGTTGA
- a CDS encoding hypothetical protein (NECATOR_CHRIV.G15994.T1) — MNMQNGLKEELNDRVRSVWPALAPAREATDQLADQDFVPISSAQQFFQRSVTQKRYAQTPLPRPQSYLLLTDSSKDAFYLNRHTRHQAGLRDSDFRESYRHHENIYRKQSIDELVTL, encoded by the coding sequence atgaatatgcAGAACGGCTTGAAGGAGGAACTGAATGATAGGGTTAGATCAGTGTGGCCAGCATTGGCACCCgccagggaagctacggaccaactggcGGACCAAGATTTTGTGCCCATCAGTTCGGCtcaacagttcttccagcgctctgttacgcagaaGAGATATgcgcagacaccgctgccacgtccaCAAAGCTACTTGCTATTAACAGACTCTTCGAAAGATGCCTTCTATCTTAACCGGCACACACGACATCAAGCCGGTCTTCGCGATTCCGACTTTAGAGAATCGTACCGCCATCATgagaatatatatcgaaagcaaagcatagacgAGCTGGTCACGTTATGA
- a CDS encoding hypothetical protein (NECATOR_CHRIV.G15995.T1), translated as MLQQNIVLGCEQNQHFTVDPYMSVEDDSYDYLFKVVLIGDSGVGKSNLLSRFARNSFNLESKTTIGVEFATRTVEIDGKLIKAQIWDTAGQERYRAITSAYYRGAVGALLVYDISKQNTLDSCERWLRELREFSNENVSVMLVGNKLDLRHFRAVPTDVALKFAEKNHLAFIETSALDSTNVNEAFIAILTHIYKTVASRHVNIDYDSGTKADLTKPKNEKKCCPVN; from the exons ATGCTGCAACAAAACATT GTCCTTGGGTGCGaacaaaatcaacattttacaGTTGATCCATATATGTCAGTCGAAGACGACAGCTACGATTACCTCTTCAAAG TTGTTCTTATTGGTGATTCTGGAGTTGGTAAATCTAACCTGCTTTCGCGGTTTGCTCGGAACTCCTTTAACCTTGAATCAAAAACCACCATTGGAGTTGAGTTCGCTACAAGGACAGTCGAG ATAGATGGAAAATTAATAAAGGCTCAAATTTGGGACACGGCTGGTCAGGAACGATATCGGGCTATTACTTCCGCTTACTACAGAGGAGCAGTGGGAGCTCTTCTAGTATATGACATAT CTAAACAAAATACTTTGGACTCCTGTGAACGATGGTTGCGTGAATTACGAGAATTTTCGAATGAGAACGTGTCAGTGATGTTGGTTGGAAACAAACTTGATTTACGGCATTTCCGAGCGGTTCCCACTGATGTCGCACTGAAATTTGCCGAAAAAAACCATCTTGCCTTCATTG AAACGTCAGCTCTGGATAGTACAAACGTCAATGAAGCTTTTATAGCGATTCTAACGCACATCTACAAAACGGTTGCTAGCAGACATGTGAACATCGACTACGATTCGGGCACTAAGGCAGATCTAACAAAacccaaaaatgaaaagaagtgttGTCCAGTAAACTAA
- a CDS encoding hypothetical protein (NECATOR_CHRIV.G15996.T3) yields MDSNEDSDDREEDVFILKKGFPIRTRKATYFVQSLIGEGTFGAVYRVIESTNDSKIHAMKIEKKTVNTSRSKLKTEIRILRLLANKMHFAKLIDEGCEVTFSFLIMDLLGKNLADLKKTQPNEGGHQVAFGPRLRLGTRHVTSRLTGCDLSNEENYQIFSLATGLNASSQCLEACRDLHNVGFIHRDVKPANFACGIEDRIKVIFMLDFGLSKNLRPEIDEEVSQAHRFKGTIRYASLACHKCEDMGPRDDCESWFYMMVDFVSPLSLPWRNAKNRRSVLRMKEEIHRDKMDWLLCGLKCKRSFAKIIKYIDGLKTMDPVDYTFLLKSVEEGAKEAKCDLSAPYDWEITSQEVVESLPNLSCEWLQDENK; encoded by the exons ATGGACTCTAATGAGGACAGTGACGATAGAGAGGAAGATGTTTTCATCCTGAAGAAG GGTTTCCCCATACGCACCCGGAAAGCAACATACTTCGTACAAAGTTTGATTGGGGAAGGGACTTTTGGTGCAGTTTACCg AGTGATAGAGTCAACGAACGATTCAAAGATACACGCTatgaaaattgagaagaaaacagtGAACACATCCAGATCAAAACTGAAAACGGAG atACGAATTTTACGATTGCTTGCTAACAAAATGCACTTCGCAAAGTTAATTGACGAAGGCTGTGAagtcactttttcatttttaataatGGACTTACTAGGCAAAAACTTGGCCGACTTGAAGAAAACCCAACCAAATGAG GGCGGGCACCAGGTCGcctttggtccgcgattacgtctggggacgcgccacgtaacCTCGCGACTAACTGGCTGTGATCTCTCCAACGAAGAAAATTACCAG attttttcactGGCGACGGGTCTGAATGCGAGTTCCCAATGTTTGGAGGCATGTCGTGACCTACACAATGTGGGCTTTATTCACCGCGATGTCAAACCAGCGAACTTCGCGTGTGGGATAGAAGACCGGATAAAAGTT ATCTTCATGCTCGACTTTGGTTTATCGAAAAACCTTCGTCCCGAAATTGACGAAGAAGTGTCACAAGCCCACAGATTCAAG GGCACCATTCGCTATGCGTCCTTAGCGTGCCACAAATGTGAAGATATGGGTCCACGTGACGACTGCGAATCGTGGTTTTACATGATGGTCGATTTCGTATCACCATTGA GTTTACCGTGGAGAAATGCAAAGAACAGGAGGTCTGTGTTGCGAATGAAAGAGGAAATCCATCGAGATAAAATG GACTGGCTTCTATGTGGGCTGAAATGTAAACGGAGCTTTGCTAAAATCATTAAATACATCGACGGCTTGAAAACTATGGATCCTGTGGATTACACATTCTTACTTAAATCAGTTGAAGAG GGCGCCAAGGAAGCGAAATGTGATCTTTCTGCTCCGTATGATTGGGAAATCACAAG TCAAGAAGTTGTCGAATCCTTACCAAATTTGAGTTGCGAATGGTTACAAGACGAAAACAAATAA
- a CDS encoding hypothetical protein (NECATOR_CHRIV.G15996.T2), with translation MDSNEDSDDREEDVFILKKGFPIRTRKATYFVQSLIGEGTFGAVYRVIESTNDSKIHAMKIEKKTVNTSRSKLKTEIRILRLLANKMHFAKLIDEGCEVTFSFLIMDLLGKNLADLKKTQPNEIFSLATGLNASSQCLEACRDLHNVGFIHRDVKPANFACGIEDRIKVIFMLDFGLSKNLRPEIDEEVSQAHRFKGTIRYASLACHKCEDMGPRDDCESWFYMMVDFVSPLSLPWRNAKNRRSVLRMKEEIHRDKMDWLLCGLKCKRSFAKIIKYIDGLKTMDPVDYTFLLKSVEEGAKEAKCDLSAPYDWEITSQEVVESLPNLSCEWLQDENK, from the exons ATGGACTCTAATGAGGACAGTGACGATAGAGAGGAAGATGTTTTCATCCTGAAGAAG GGTTTCCCCATACGCACCCGGAAAGCAACATACTTCGTACAAAGTTTGATTGGGGAAGGGACTTTTGGTGCAGTTTACCg AGTGATAGAGTCAACGAACGATTCAAAGATACACGCTatgaaaattgagaagaaaacagtGAACACATCCAGATCAAAACTGAAAACGGAG atACGAATTTTACGATTGCTTGCTAACAAAATGCACTTCGCAAAGTTAATTGACGAAGGCTGTGAagtcactttttcatttttaataatGGACTTACTAGGCAAAAACTTGGCCGACTTGAAGAAAACCCAACCAAATGAG attttttcactGGCGACGGGTCTGAATGCGAGTTCCCAATGTTTGGAGGCATGTCGTGACCTACACAATGTGGGCTTTATTCACCGCGATGTCAAACCAGCGAACTTCGCGTGTGGGATAGAAGACCGGATAAAAGTT ATCTTCATGCTCGACTTTGGTTTATCGAAAAACCTTCGTCCCGAAATTGACGAAGAAGTGTCACAAGCCCACAGATTCAAG GGCACCATTCGCTATGCGTCCTTAGCGTGCCACAAATGTGAAGATATGGGTCCACGTGACGACTGCGAATCGTGGTTTTACATGATGGTCGATTTCGTATCACCATTGA GTTTACCGTGGAGAAATGCAAAGAACAGGAGGTCTGTGTTGCGAATGAAAGAGGAAATCCATCGAGATAAAATG GACTGGCTTCTATGTGGGCTGAAATGTAAACGGAGCTTTGCTAAAATCATTAAATACATCGACGGCTTGAAAACTATGGATCCTGTGGATTACACATTCTTACTTAAATCAGTTGAAGAG GGCGCCAAGGAAGCGAAATGTGATCTTTCTGCTCCGTATGATTGGGAAATCACAAG TCAAGAAGTTGTCGAATCCTTACCAAATTTGAGTTGCGAATGGTTACAAGACGAAAACAAATAA
- a CDS encoding hypothetical protein (NECATOR_CHRIV.G15996.T1), which translates to MRYIIFYLVFMDSNEDSDDREEDVFILKKGFPIRTRKATYFVQSLIGEGTFGAVYRVIESTNDSKIHAMKIEKKTVNTSRSKLKTEIRILRLLANKMHFAKLIDEGCEVTFSFLIMDLLGKNLADLKKTQPNEIFSLATGLNASSQCLEACRDLHNVGFIHRDVKPANFACGIEDRIKVIFMLDFGLSKNLRPEIDEEVSQAHRFKGTIRYASLACHKCEDMGPRDDCESWFYMMVDFVSPLSLPWRNAKNRRSVLRMKEEIHRDKMDWLLCGLKCKRSFAKIIKYIDGLKTMDPVDYTFLLKSVEEGAKEAKCDLSAPYDWEITSAFDIQLVNGSRDRL; encoded by the exons ATGAGGtacattattttctatttagtcTTTATGGACTCTAATGAGGACAGTGACGATAGAGAGGAAGATGTTTTCATCCTGAAGAAG GGTTTCCCCATACGCACCCGGAAAGCAACATACTTCGTACAAAGTTTGATTGGGGAAGGGACTTTTGGTGCAGTTTACCg AGTGATAGAGTCAACGAACGATTCAAAGATACACGCTatgaaaattgagaagaaaacagtGAACACATCCAGATCAAAACTGAAAACGGAG atACGAATTTTACGATTGCTTGCTAACAAAATGCACTTCGCAAAGTTAATTGACGAAGGCTGTGAagtcactttttcatttttaataatGGACTTACTAGGCAAAAACTTGGCCGACTTGAAGAAAACCCAACCAAATGAG attttttcactGGCGACGGGTCTGAATGCGAGTTCCCAATGTTTGGAGGCATGTCGTGACCTACACAATGTGGGCTTTATTCACCGCGATGTCAAACCAGCGAACTTCGCGTGTGGGATAGAAGACCGGATAAAAGTT ATCTTCATGCTCGACTTTGGTTTATCGAAAAACCTTCGTCCCGAAATTGACGAAGAAGTGTCACAAGCCCACAGATTCAAG GGCACCATTCGCTATGCGTCCTTAGCGTGCCACAAATGTGAAGATATGGGTCCACGTGACGACTGCGAATCGTGGTTTTACATGATGGTCGATTTCGTATCACCATTGA GTTTACCGTGGAGAAATGCAAAGAACAGGAGGTCTGTGTTGCGAATGAAAGAGGAAATCCATCGAGATAAAATG GACTGGCTTCTATGTGGGCTGAAATGTAAACGGAGCTTTGCTAAAATCATTAAATACATCGACGGCTTGAAAACTATGGATCCTGTGGATTACACATTCTTACTTAAATCAGTTGAAGAG GGCGCCAAGGAAGCGAAATGTGATCTTTCTGCTCCGTATGATTGGGAAATCACAAG CGCATTTGACATTCAATTAGTGAACGGGAGCCGAGACCGGTTGTAG